The following DNA comes from Triticum aestivum cultivar Chinese Spring chromosome 3D, IWGSC CS RefSeq v2.1, whole genome shotgun sequence.
tactcactggcttgtccctgactattgtcttggccagatcgcttgcttggagaggagcgttgcgatgtcagccccggaacctacgcaatgacgatagcagtctcgcgaagataggagttatcctggtcagctgttcctgcgggaaatggagtcccatagacgcagatgaaccacaaaccgcttccgccatcaaccactagaaaccaagtgttgtactcataggccacaatggtcttgtactacatattttgtactttgcttggaatttctgtatcaagttgatgcctcatcagctaacagtaatcctggggctggtgagcacaagggccattttctgggaaattaatatcccgaaaaaccggtcctgacagcgATTACACCCCACCCTTTGCGCTAATGTTAGGCCAAATTTGAGAGCTAAGGCTTCTGCCATCAGAACATCCACGCAGTAGTCGATCTTTCCATTTCCTCCTGCAATAAACTTATCTTTGCCGTCTCTCAAGACTGCCCCATCGTACCCTTCGCATGTCATTGTCAAAGGAGGCGTCCATATTGAGTTTCACGAAATGTTTAGGAGGACATGCACTATGGAGTACTTGTATTATTTACTTTCGTTTTGGTTGTGACGATTGCGTATGTATGCACTTTATTTGAGCTATTGATTGATCAACATACCGGATAACGTGTCGATTTGAGCCAAGTCCAACTAAGTTTTCTTGAAATTGTTGCAGACGTTGGAAGCCGGGCCCTGGCGCCGTCACCGCCTGACCGTCGTCGTCTAGTATTGAATTCCCAAATTCCTAGATTTGCAATATTTCGCCTTCTTCCTCCCCGCGCCCTAGCCTTCGATCCACCCCCAAATTCGACCCTCCCTTCCACTCCCTCCTCATCGCCATGGCGTCAGACACCGAGGGCATAGCCGCGCTGTTCTCCATGTACAACGATGACGACGAAGAGGACGCCGACGAGCCCGGAcctccttccccgccgccgcccgctgcggCAACCTCCCCCTCCACGTCACCTCGAGCCAGAGGCGAGAGCTCCAACCCTAACTCGAACCCCAACCCTTCGCCGGAGCactcgccccctccccttcccgaGGAGCAGGCCGGCCGCAAAACCCTAGCGAGCCCCCAGGTCTCGCCGGCGCTTCCGCCGCTGCCCTCGCGCCGTTCGCCCCTGCCCTTCGCGGTTTCGTCCCCCTCCCCATCTCGTCCCCAGCTGTCCGCCCCGCCGCCCGATCTACCCCGCCCGCCACGGCGCGGGTCGCTTGCTATAGTGGACTACGCGCACGACGAGATGGCAATGTCGCCTGACCAGGAGGTAGAGCTTGGGGAGTATGTCATTAGTAATCCTTTGCTGTATTCTATTGCTTTTCTAAATTAACGATGACGTtgttacttgtggttcggttgcaGGACGGGGAGATCATGAGTGGCATAGGCGGTTTGGGCTCGGATGCTCAGGATGCTGAGGGTAAGCATGCTGTATAATTGTTACTCTGTGCTATGTTCGGTATGCAATCCTACGTTCCGGTACAAATTAATGTGTCTTATTAGTTTGATGAAATGGTGGCACATAGAGTTTTATTTGTTCAATGTTGCTGATTGCTATGGGTGTTGGTGCTTGTGGTTATGCCTCAAGTATACATCTTATGCTATCAGAAGAACACGAATTAGAGATATGGTGACATGTACCAGTAATGTCAATTGGATAAGGCACACTAGAAAACATGAAACACTACTAGCTGTGGTTAGAAATCTGAATGGAGTATTATCATTTATTCATAAGACAGTAAGATGGAAATCTCTTCCTTTAGCGACGAGTCAATTAAAATAAAAAACTGTAACATTTGATTATGTTACATTTGCTTAATTTGTTCACTGAAGAGTGAAGAGTCATGTTAGTACACAGCCTttcgtgttttgagtgtgcaattTCTTTCTGGGTTAGACACTTAGATGACACACATGTGATCCAGATAGCAAATACGCTTTATAATATTTGTGGCGAAAGTCCATAAAAGCTACTGATATCTGATGTGCCATCTGCTTCAGATCTGTACCTGATATCTCATTTCATTGCTAATATTTATAATACATGGTCTCTTTCGTAATGCTCTAGTATAACTGCATATTGCATGCAAGGAAATATTCAAACATAGAAACAAGTATTTAAATCATCTAACAGTAGTCAAATGACTGAAAATGCAAGATAACGTTAACTTGTGTCAAAATGAGATGAAATAGGTGACATGCGACATAGATTATTCTCTAAACCGTGTAGATTTTTTCCTTGTGCCAAAATGTTTGACGTGGGAAGTTCTGGAAGTGTTTACTATTTCTATTATTCTATATACAGAATATTTGTTGACAAGTATGACCTGAAGAAGAGCAAAGACATAGCTGGAACCATGAAAATAGAGAATGCTACAGATATTCTTGTTTCCATGTGTTAGCATTTGATTATTTGGCTACTAATAACCTCGGCAGCAGATTTGGGTTCTTTAATCTTGTCCAGAGTACATTTGCTTGCTAACTCAAACTTGGAACACTTTGGGTTTGTTTGGATTGTGACCAAATAGTACCTTATTACCATTTTTTTTTGGCTATGACCAAAATATTGGTCTTTATCTGGATGAGTGCCAACCTTTTGGCATGCAATGCTCCTTTCCCATCTCTAGTTCATTTTTTAGCCAATGTTGGCCAATTTATAGGCGAGCAAAACATGAACCAAAATTGTGGCTAGTCAATCTTCTGGTAGGGCAACCTTGGGcaacaaccaaacacaccctttgAGCCCTTGACCGCAGACTGCATCAGAGGTGTCACATTTTTTTTGTAAGGGACTTCATTTTTAATAGATATACTCCTTTGATAATTTGTTATTTGTGATCATCAGTAAATACCAACAGTTGTGCAGTAAACAAATGGGAACTCTTGATATTATGTTGGATTTCAATTCTGGTGTTGCTTGAAGTACATATTTCTGTCATGTGTAGAAGTGTTTTAAGTTGAACGTATTGTTCGCCCTTTGTGCAAAATCAAATCATAACAGCCTCTACACTTCTTTTCATGTGCACTAAATTGTATGCATTCTATTTTATTTTAATTGTTGGAACGCTTGATATTATGTTTGACTTCACTACTGGTTTTTCTTGACGTACATATTTCTGTCATCTATAGAAGTGTTTTCAGTTTAGTTACTGGCTCTCTTCACCATTTTGTGGAATCATTACAACATCTACACTTCCGATTTTATATCCAGTCTGCTTTATATTTCTATCCTATCTTGTAGGGATTCTTGAAGAAAGAGTTCTCTCAGGGACTGTTCATATTCTCACCCCAAAAGTCCTATCAGAAACTTCTCAGCATTTGGATGCACCTGAGCAGAACCAAATGGGGGCAGATGTTCCAGTGGATGTAACTGGAACAGAAGCTGAAGATGCTAGGGTGGAGGAAGCTTCTGATATTTCTACCAATGTTCAGAATGATGATCCATTGAGCCGTTTCCTTCCTCCGCCCGTGACTACAAAATGTTCTACAGCATTACAGGTTATCTTTCGAGCAAATAATTATCCCCACACTATTTTCAGCATAAAAAGATTCATCATATTTCTCATGCAGAACATACAGCTCCCTTCTGGCAATGTCATTATTTGCTTAATCTGAAATGGTGAAAATAGTCTGTTGGTAGACACGCTGACAACTGTTTCATATATTTTCACACCACTTCCTGCAAGACGATATTTCTGAGATACTTTTTTTTGTACTTACCGTTTCTTTTTTCTAATGCATAAATACATCTCCATATTGTTCAGGCAGCCtatttgtgattatggtttcttaaACTTTTGATTATTTCTTGTGCACTCATGTGGGTCTTTTTTCATGTTAACTTTAACTTATCGTAGTATGACGGCTTTCCATGTGATACCCATACCACTTGGAATGCATGTCTACATCCTTCACACTTCTTGTTTTTACATGAAAATACGGCTGTAAATAGTTACTCATGTTCCACTGTTTTCCT
Coding sequences within:
- the LOC123079232 gene encoding SAP30-binding protein, encoding MASDTEGIAALFSMYNDDDEEDADEPGPPSPPPPAAATSPSTSPRARGESSNPNSNPNPSPEHSPPPLPEEQAGRKTLASPQVSPALPPLPSRRSPLPFAVSSPSPSRPQLSAPPPDLPRPPRRGSLAIVDYAHDEMAMSPDQEDGEIMSGIGGLGSDAQDAEGILEERVLSGTVHILTPKVLSETSQHLDAPEQNQMGADVPVDVTGTEAEDARVEEASDISTNVQNDDPLSRFLPPPVTTKCSTALQQRINKFLGYKRSGKSFNAEVRNRKDYRNPDFLQHAVRYQEIDQIGTCFSKDVFNPYGYDKSDYYDEIEADMKRELERKEQEKKRNPRIDFTSSGVQPPINPSIAKISAAISAAAVAGVSVPASADTVQKEARPNKKSKWDKVDGDTKNPAAASGLDNRSAAGGSATLLTSENAGAGGYAAFAQQKRKEAEERRK